The following proteins are co-located in the Thermodesulfobacteriota bacterium genome:
- a CDS encoding aminotransferase class I/II-fold pyridoxal phosphate-dependent enzyme, with product MGIVIRENKDRRKNDRVPASFKVYSRNTGKLIGTARNLSLDGLFVETDESYTPGTKLLVECDLSEWSLPVKVYCEVKRVEPEGDLPAGIGLKFVNLYDSDRMKLENFIANNENKLNSDEYYLSDFTDIPDRDLFKKTEIFWQYKLDMESKGYIRYRRPLASPSANRVIIDDDFTGKKKEMIMMGSNNYLGITSHPKVVKIALENLQKYGAGAGSVPLLAGTYDIHRQLEMKLAEVKGCEDAIIFPSGYVTNLGCIQALVKNDDLAVIDRLAHASIIDGCMLSMGKFRTFKHSDVDSMEGVLKRNRDNFNGKLVVVDGVYSMDGDIAPLRQITEVAHHYGAKVMVDEAHATGVIGDRGRGTPNYFKMEPGDVDIVMGTLSKSLGGIGGFVASTKEVVNYLRYYTRSFFFSSNFPPSVAASVLAAIEVMETDVELHRSLWRNIKYMREGLKALGFVTGPSETAVIPVLIGEELKQKKMSRRLHEAGLYVNAIPHPAVPKGQERFRFSMMATHTMEDMNEALDIIGSLGKEFGVIGSAPVRNIPEGARYNVREISSPEDMEKSVRLSWDVYRDYPAWVPYFLIKDQVKLVSYDYYYFRKVYGKRFVAEENGRMVATMSAFIDNYYNDFHNTKAGFVGFFEALPFKEEAVGGLFAAAEEFLAKEGVRQIIGPVNGIFGLFGGGLLSSNYGKVPSFLQVYTQPYYHDYFRAAGMAPIKKLLHYTIDFMSEDNAARIQKYAKGFKAHRVKIRQMKKSEWESEVRGVVDVFNRSLAYLWGNVPLEYDEFIEIADEFKALIKPEFWLVAEAGGKTVGFIGGFPQYAPVFRGLDGEMKAHRLLKLPLNMRGIKEGVLMIEGLLPEYAGSGLGTALLAGVCAAMMEKGYEKAAGTWVLEDNPGSRRMVEKLGGRVDIHWDVYGKQIEAKDNYKGLTEIE from the coding sequence ATGGGTATTGTAATCAGGGAGAACAAGGATCGTCGCAAAAACGACCGCGTCCCGGCGAGCTTCAAGGTTTATTCCCGAAATACCGGAAAGCTTATAGGCACAGCCAGGAATCTATCCCTCGATGGGCTCTTCGTCGAAACGGACGAGAGCTATACCCCGGGCACGAAGCTCCTCGTCGAATGCGACCTTTCCGAATGGTCGCTCCCGGTAAAAGTCTACTGCGAGGTCAAGCGAGTCGAACCCGAAGGCGACCTGCCCGCGGGGATAGGCCTCAAGTTCGTAAACCTATACGATTCGGACAGGATGAAGCTCGAAAACTTCATCGCCAATAACGAAAACAAGCTCAATTCCGACGAGTACTACCTCTCGGACTTCACCGACATTCCCGACAGGGACCTCTTCAAGAAAACCGAAATATTCTGGCAGTACAAGCTCGACATGGAATCCAAGGGGTACATCAGGTACAGAAGGCCCCTCGCCTCCCCGTCGGCCAACAGGGTGATCATAGACGACGACTTCACCGGAAAGAAGAAAGAGATGATAATGATGGGCAGCAACAACTACCTCGGCATCACCTCTCATCCGAAAGTCGTCAAGATCGCGCTCGAAAACCTTCAGAAATACGGCGCGGGCGCGGGCTCGGTGCCGCTCCTCGCGGGCACATACGACATACACAGGCAGCTCGAAATGAAGCTCGCCGAGGTCAAGGGCTGCGAGGACGCGATAATCTTCCCCAGCGGATACGTCACCAACCTCGGATGCATACAGGCCCTCGTAAAGAACGACGACCTTGCCGTCATAGACAGGCTCGCGCACGCGAGCATCATAGACGGCTGCATGCTGTCCATGGGCAAGTTCAGGACGTTCAAGCACTCGGACGTCGATAGCATGGAGGGCGTCCTCAAGCGAAACCGGGACAACTTCAACGGGAAACTCGTGGTAGTGGACGGCGTATACAGCATGGACGGCGACATCGCCCCCCTCCGCCAGATAACGGAGGTGGCCCACCACTACGGCGCGAAAGTGATGGTGGACGAGGCCCACGCCACGGGCGTAATAGGCGACAGGGGACGCGGCACGCCGAACTACTTCAAGATGGAGCCCGGCGACGTGGACATCGTCATGGGCACTTTGAGCAAGTCCCTGGGCGGCATCGGGGGCTTCGTGGCCTCGACGAAGGAGGTCGTCAATTATCTCCGCTATTACACGAGGTCCTTTTTCTTCTCGTCGAATTTCCCGCCTTCGGTGGCGGCGTCGGTGCTGGCGGCGATAGAGGTGATGGAGACGGACGTCGAGCTCCACCGCAGCCTCTGGCGCAACATCAAGTACATGAGGGAGGGCCTGAAGGCGCTCGGATTCGTCACGGGCCCCAGCGAAACGGCCGTCATACCCGTGCTCATAGGCGAGGAGCTCAAGCAAAAGAAGATGAGCAGGAGGCTCCACGAAGCGGGCCTCTACGTAAATGCCATCCCCCACCCTGCCGTGCCCAAGGGGCAGGAGAGGTTCAGATTCAGCATGATGGCCACGCATACGATGGAGGACATGAACGAGGCGCTCGACATAATAGGCAGCCTCGGGAAGGAGTTCGGCGTCATAGGCAGCGCGCCCGTGAGGAATATCCCCGAGGGCGCGAGGTATAACGTAAGGGAGATATCTTCGCCGGAAGACATGGAAAAGTCTGTCAGGCTTTCCTGGGACGTTTACAGGGACTACCCGGCCTGGGTGCCGTATTTCCTTATAAAGGACCAGGTAAAGCTCGTCTCGTACGATTATTATTACTTCAGGAAGGTATACGGGAAACGCTTCGTCGCCGAGGAAAACGGCCGCATGGTCGCGACGATGAGCGCCTTTATCGACAACTACTACAACGATTTTCACAACACGAAGGCGGGCTTCGTCGGGTTCTTCGAAGCGCTGCCGTTCAAGGAAGAGGCCGTCGGCGGGCTCTTCGCGGCGGCCGAGGAATTCCTCGCAAAAGAAGGGGTGCGGCAGATAATAGGCCCCGTAAACGGCATATTCGGCCTTTTCGGCGGCGGGCTCCTTTCGAGTAATTACGGCAAGGTGCCGTCGTTCCTCCAGGTTTACACCCAGCCCTATTACCACGACTACTTCAGGGCCGCGGGGATGGCCCCCATAAAGAAGCTCCTTCACTACACGATAGACTTCATGTCCGAAGACAACGCCGCGAGGATACAAAAATACGCAAAGGGATTCAAGGCCCACCGCGTCAAGATAAGGCAGATGAAAAAATCCGAGTGGGAGAGCGAGGTCAGGGGCGTCGTCGACGTCTTTAACCGCTCGCTCGCCTACCTCTGGGGCAACGTCCCCCTGGAATACGACGAATTCATAGAGATAGCGGACGAGTTCAAGGCGCTCATAAAGCCCGAGTTCTGGCTCGTGGCCGAGGCGGGCGGAAAGACAGTCGGCTTCATAGGCGGATTCCCGCAGTACGCCCCCGTCTTCAGGGGACTCGACGGCGAGATGAAAGCACACAGGCTCCTTAAGCTGCCTCTCAATATGAGGGGCATAAAGGAAGGCGTTCTCATGATAGAGGGGCTCCTGCCGGAATACGCGGGCTCCGGGCTCGGTACGGCGCTCCTCGCCGGCGTATGCGCGGCGATGATGGAAAAGGGTTACGAGAAAGCCGCCGGCACGTGGGTCCTCGAAGACAACCCCGGCTCGCGGCGCATGGTCGAAAAGCTGGGCGGCAGGGTGGACATCCACTGGGACGTGTATGGAAAGCAGATAGAGGCGAAAGATAACTATAAGGGGTTAACAGAAATAGAGTAA
- a CDS encoding response regulator, translated as MAENLKRVLVVDDEQLILKIISDILTKEGYDVLVANNCEKAAELLKTTRFDVVLSDIKMPLKSGIDLLEEIKNKDPNIPVILMTGFASLETAVEAVQNGAFDYLIKPLDYGKLKSVIEHAADRYELYKENTRLLKDLKELNTNLEKKVRERNRELENTLNSTIESIITTDRDLVIVSSNPKTAEIFGKECRGEKLSWLFQGINFETIIPKILSDTSYSTKHEIKYEGKFLEVSLSPLRDFESGEIFGVIAATEDITEKKKLEAQLIHSAKMSGVGQLAAGVAHEFNNILSGIIGYTSLALTRNDLESIKKDLHIIEKASDRAVEIVNKLLSFSRQKGEKFQVSQIENVIDDALGLVEHTFDTEGIRILRSYENVPPIRLNLGELQQVFLNLAINSKHAMPNGGAIAISTKLADDFVRIDFSDTGVGISPENLSRIFEPFFTTKTGEGPRDGTGLGLSVIYAIIERHGGRIEVSSEVNKGTTFTIYLPNVQSAPKASEQSEAAPGKNPGGRVIELRRKGNVLIVDDEEFIRDIVKECLTSTGHNVITAGSGEEALDLLKENHFDIMFLDFSMPSKDGLELLREIKAIDRNANVVIISARPEEQLPDELSDEGSYNIIKKPFSVDQIQNAVSRVLGAEAASR; from the coding sequence ATGGCTGAGAATCTGAAAAGGGTTCTTGTCGTAGACGACGAGCAGCTCATTTTGAAAATCATCTCCGACATTTTGACCAAGGAGGGGTACGACGTCCTTGTCGCCAACAACTGCGAAAAAGCGGCGGAGCTTCTGAAAACCACCCGGTTCGACGTCGTGCTTTCCGACATCAAAATGCCGCTCAAGAGCGGTATAGATCTCCTGGAGGAGATAAAAAACAAGGACCCGAACATACCCGTAATTCTGATGACCGGGTTCGCATCGCTCGAGACGGCCGTCGAGGCCGTCCAGAACGGGGCGTTCGACTACCTGATCAAGCCACTCGATTACGGAAAGCTAAAGAGCGTGATCGAGCACGCCGCGGACAGGTACGAGCTCTACAAGGAAAACACGCGGCTCCTTAAAGACCTGAAGGAACTCAACACGAATCTCGAGAAGAAGGTCAGGGAAAGGAACAGGGAGCTCGAAAACACACTCAACAGCACGATAGAGAGCATCATAACGACGGACCGTGACCTCGTCATCGTGAGCTCCAATCCCAAGACCGCCGAGATATTCGGAAAGGAATGCAGGGGCGAGAAGCTGAGCTGGCTCTTTCAGGGCATAAATTTCGAGACGATAATCCCCAAGATACTGAGCGACACCTCCTACTCCACGAAGCACGAAATAAAGTACGAAGGCAAGTTCCTCGAAGTCTCCCTCTCGCCGCTCCGCGACTTCGAATCGGGCGAGATATTCGGGGTCATCGCCGCGACGGAGGACATTACCGAGAAAAAGAAGCTCGAAGCCCAGCTCATACATTCGGCGAAGATGTCCGGCGTGGGACAGCTCGCGGCCGGCGTCGCGCACGAGTTCAACAACATTCTCTCCGGGATAATCGGCTACACGAGCCTCGCCCTTACGAGGAACGACCTCGAAAGCATAAAGAAAGACCTCCACATCATAGAAAAGGCCTCCGACAGGGCCGTCGAAATAGTGAACAAGCTGCTTTCATTCTCGAGGCAGAAAGGCGAGAAGTTCCAGGTATCGCAAATAGAGAACGTCATAGACGACGCCCTCGGACTCGTCGAGCATACGTTCGACACGGAGGGGATACGAATACTCCGGAGCTACGAGAACGTCCCTCCGATAAGGCTCAACCTGGGCGAGCTGCAGCAGGTATTTTTAAACCTCGCCATAAATTCCAAGCACGCAATGCCCAACGGCGGCGCCATAGCCATAAGCACGAAGCTCGCAGACGACTTCGTGAGAATCGATTTTTCGGACACGGGCGTCGGCATATCCCCGGAGAATCTTTCGAGGATATTCGAGCCCTTCTTCACGACCAAGACGGGCGAAGGCCCCAGGGACGGGACCGGGCTCGGCCTCTCCGTCATATATGCCATCATCGAAAGACACGGCGGACGGATAGAGGTGTCGAGCGAGGTAAACAAGGGCACGACGTTTACCATATACCTCCCCAACGTGCAGTCCGCGCCGAAGGCATCCGAGCAGTCCGAGGCCGCGCCGGGAAAAAACCCGGGCGGGAGGGTGATAGAGCTCAGGCGGAAGGGGAACGTCCTCATAGTCGACGACGAGGAATTCATAAGGGACATAGTGAAGGAATGCCTCACCAGCACCGGGCACAACGTCATCACGGCGGGGAGCGGCGAGGAAGCCCTCGACCTCCTGAAAGAGAACCACTTCGACATAATGTTCCTGGATTTCTCCATGCCGAGCAAGGACGGGCTCGAGCTCCTCAGGGAAATAAAGGCCATAGACCGGAACGCGAACGTCGTGATAATAAGCGCGAGGCCCGAGGAGCAGCTCCCTGACGAGCTCTCGGACGAGGGCTCTTACAACATTATCAAAAAGCCCTTCTCCGTCGATCAGATACAAAACGCCGTTAGCAGGGTACTCGGGGCCGAAGCCGCGAGCAGGTAA
- a CDS encoding alanine--glyoxylate aminotransferase family protein: MKNYVFTPGPVAVPSEVLLEMAKPIIHHRTKEFEAIFAEVREGLKYIFDTKEEVFVLAASGTGAMEAAVVNTLSGGDRVLVINGGKFGERWGKIARAYGLDVVEMKVEWGYSADPAEVEKALDADPSIKAVLFQASETSTGVLHPTKEIAAITRKRDGVISIVDGITGVGVFPLEFDGWGIDVLVGGSQKAFMLPPGLSFIALSKKAWKFYESSNLPKFYFDLKPALKNAENNTTPYTPAVTLIIGLAAVLKRFRAEGRDAMQKRHEKLAFAMREAMKAIGLDPYVKSVPSPALTTVIAPPEIGSGPVIKALASEFGITVANGQDQAKGVIFRISHIGDIDVTDTITAVAAIESVLNGLGYKFDFGAATKKASEILSAK, translated from the coding sequence GTGAAAAATTACGTGTTCACGCCAGGGCCTGTAGCCGTTCCGAGCGAAGTTCTTCTGGAAATGGCAAAGCCCATTATCCACCACAGGACTAAAGAATTCGAGGCTATTTTCGCCGAGGTGAGAGAGGGGCTCAAGTATATATTCGACACGAAGGAAGAGGTATTCGTACTCGCCGCCTCCGGGACGGGGGCGATGGAAGCCGCCGTGGTAAACACGCTTTCCGGCGGGGACAGGGTCCTCGTGATCAACGGCGGCAAATTCGGCGAAAGGTGGGGCAAGATAGCCCGCGCCTACGGGCTCGACGTCGTCGAGATGAAGGTCGAGTGGGGATACTCCGCCGACCCGGCCGAGGTCGAAAAGGCCCTCGACGCCGATCCTTCTATAAAGGCGGTCCTCTTCCAGGCGAGCGAAACCTCGACCGGCGTTCTTCATCCGACGAAGGAGATAGCCGCGATTACGCGCAAGCGGGACGGAGTCATATCCATAGTAGACGGCATCACCGGCGTCGGCGTCTTCCCGCTCGAGTTCGACGGATGGGGTATAGACGTTCTCGTCGGCGGCTCGCAGAAGGCGTTCATGCTCCCCCCGGGGCTTTCCTTCATAGCGCTCAGCAAGAAGGCGTGGAAGTTCTACGAATCCTCCAACCTTCCCAAGTTCTACTTCGACTTAAAGCCGGCGCTCAAGAACGCCGAGAATAACACGACACCGTACACCCCGGCCGTTACGCTCATAATCGGCCTCGCCGCCGTGCTGAAGAGGTTCAGGGCCGAGGGCAGGGACGCCATGCAGAAGCGCCACGAGAAGCTCGCCTTCGCGATGAGGGAGGCCATGAAGGCGATCGGGCTCGATCCTTACGTAAAGAGCGTTCCGAGCCCGGCGCTCACGACGGTAATCGCCCCGCCCGAGATCGGGTCGGGCCCTGTTATCAAGGCGCTTGCGAGCGAGTTCGGCATCACGGTCGCAAACGGCCAGGACCAGGCCAAGGGCGTCATCTTCCGCATATCCCACATCGGCGACATAGACGTTACGGACACCATCACGGCGGTCGCCGCTATAGAGAGCGTCCTTAACGGTCTCGGCTACAAGTTCGATTTCGGAGCAGCCACGAAAAAGGCGTCCGAGATTCTGAGCGCGAAGTAA
- the aroC gene encoding chorismate synthase — MPGNSFGQLFRITTWGESHGAAVGVVVDGCPAGLELSPADVQFELDRRRPGQSKITTQRKEPDTVEILSGVFEGKTLGTPISMLVRNTDAISKSYEDIKDTYRPGHADFTYDARFGFRDYRGGGRSSARETVGRVAAGAIAKKILGLQGITTRGFVRSVGKIVAKKTDFDEIERNIVRCPDASKVDEMIELIDKVRREGDSIGGTVEVITRGLPPGLGSPVFNKIDADLAAALMSLGGIRGFEVGLGFEASKKKGSQVNDLLYKDKDGKLAFKTNNAGGLLGGITNGADLIVRIAIKPTSSISKVQKTVDKWGNPKELVVKGRHDPCLCPRAVPIAEAMVNLVLADHLLMSRTARI, encoded by the coding sequence ATGCCGGGAAATTCCTTCGGACAACTGTTTCGCATAACGACCTGGGGCGAGTCGCACGGCGCCGCCGTGGGCGTCGTCGTAGACGGCTGCCCGGCAGGGCTCGAGCTTTCGCCCGCCGACGTGCAGTTTGAACTGGACCGCAGACGCCCGGGACAGAGCAAGATTACGACCCAGCGTAAGGAGCCCGACACCGTCGAGATACTCTCCGGCGTATTCGAGGGAAAGACCCTCGGCACGCCCATATCCATGCTCGTAAGGAACACAGACGCGATATCGAAGTCATACGAAGACATAAAAGACACCTACCGCCCGGGACACGCCGACTTCACCTACGATGCCCGCTTCGGATTCAGGGACTACAGGGGCGGCGGCAGGTCTTCGGCCAGGGAGACGGTCGGCAGGGTCGCCGCCGGGGCCATAGCGAAGAAGATACTCGGCCTCCAGGGCATAACCACCCGCGGCTTCGTCAGGAGCGTCGGGAAGATAGTCGCGAAGAAAACGGACTTCGACGAGATAGAAAGGAATATAGTCAGGTGCCCCGACGCGTCCAAAGTGGACGAGATGATAGAGCTCATCGACAAGGTGAGGCGCGAGGGGGACTCCATAGGCGGGACGGTCGAGGTAATAACCAGGGGCCTTCCCCCCGGGCTCGGGAGCCCCGTATTCAACAAGATAGACGCCGACCTCGCCGCGGCGCTCATGAGCCTCGGGGGAATAAGGGGGTTCGAAGTCGGGCTCGGCTTCGAGGCGTCGAAGAAGAAGGGCTCACAGGTAAACGACCTCCTCTACAAGGACAAGGACGGGAAGCTCGCGTTCAAGACGAATAACGCTGGGGGCCTCCTCGGGGGAATAACCAACGGGGCGGACCTTATCGTCCGCATAGCCATAAAGCCGACCTCATCCATATCGAAGGTACAGAAGACGGTGGACAAGTGGGGGAACCCGAAGGAGCTGGTGGTCAAGGGAAGGCACGACCCGTGTCTCTGCCCGAGGGCAGTCCCCATAGCCGAGGCCATGGTCAACCTGGTGCTCGCCGATCATCTTCTAATGTCGAGAACGGCCAGGATCTGA
- a CDS encoding cation diffusion facilitator family transporter: protein MDDHGHSHDIGGGSQKKALLIVLLFTGVFMFIEAAAGYYTGSLALLSDAGHMLTDVVALVIAFLAVWFTSRPPTARKTFGFYRAEILAAFINGLLLFGISVWIIIEAFHRLKTPEPVKSLDMTIVAAAGLLLNLGSAYVLYKFRSDNLNIKAAMYHVISDALGSIGAIAAGLVMIFTDWYYADSIISIFISVLILRGAWTLVRDSSHILLEGTPSRLDIDAVEKSICSQDGVISVHDLHAWTLTQGHEALSAHLVVSDMQSGEALMARIKSLLLEKFQISHVTLQIETEECDEALSPCYGNSDTKKA from the coding sequence ATGGACGATCACGGCCATTCACACGACATAGGCGGCGGCTCGCAGAAAAAAGCGCTTTTAATCGTGCTCCTCTTCACCGGGGTGTTCATGTTCATAGAGGCCGCGGCCGGCTACTATACGGGGAGCCTTGCCCTGCTGTCAGACGCCGGGCACATGCTGACGGACGTAGTCGCGCTCGTAATAGCCTTTCTGGCCGTATGGTTCACGTCGCGCCCCCCGACCGCCCGGAAGACGTTCGGATTCTACAGGGCCGAGATACTGGCCGCGTTCATCAACGGCCTTCTCCTCTTCGGTATATCCGTATGGATAATCATAGAGGCCTTTCACAGGTTAAAAACCCCCGAGCCTGTAAAGAGCCTCGACATGACGATAGTGGCCGCAGCCGGGCTTTTGCTCAACCTGGGCTCGGCGTACGTCCTCTATAAATTCAGGAGCGACAACCTCAACATCAAGGCCGCGATGTATCACGTCATAAGCGACGCGCTCGGGTCTATAGGCGCCATAGCGGCCGGCCTGGTGATGATATTCACAGACTGGTACTACGCCGACAGCATAATAAGCATTTTCATCTCGGTGCTCATACTGAGGGGGGCGTGGACTCTCGTACGCGATTCATCGCACATATTACTCGAAGGGACCCCGAGCCGCCTCGACATCGACGCCGTCGAAAAATCCATATGCTCGCAGGACGGCGTGATAAGCGTCCACGACCTCCACGCCTGGACGCTCACGCAGGGGCACGAAGCCCTGAGCGCGCACCTGGTCGTTTCGGACATGCAGTCGGGCGAGGCGCTAATGGCCAGGATAAAATCGCTCCTCCTCGAAAAGTTCCAGATAAGCCACGTCACTCTCCAGATCGAAACCGAGGAGTGCGACGAGGCCCTGAGCCCCTGCTACGGGAATTCAGACACCAAAAAGGCGTAG
- a CDS encoding ATP-binding protein, which yields MPATDKDRLKKSAFSVLAFLLLIFCIGNLVLGITWIGRSYPGFFFYGNMVVTDITPGVENGEQLMRFKDRVLEANGVRINSPDELLGITDALPVGTDVEYTIERNGSSFRVGIPVQTFTARDFIQMFGVIFLMGAVFFIIGAIVLRTKPNARESRAFFLFCAAICVWFTGSFDAQASHILEQLIFFAWVFSPVAGIHLMFIFPSDTRIKASAQNIVSLVFLFISAMLFILQFIFFHSYDVWKYINTATWMYVVLSTFIFPASSLMTYRHPASALAKQRAQIILLGCIFGLLVPAAAAAGVTVFNVDMPYNLMALPVVIFPLSIAYAIVKHKLFDIDVILEKALTYGLLTGAVVAMSALTIFAFNVVFARYGGWRNPAFFVVLSAFLVIALNPLKNRIQDFVDLTFFRKKYDYKRTVEEVSYAMTSLLSLDKIVDKIISIIESTMFASPVLVYIYNQDTGAYEAYVKDGSDIPAGAAGPIGEDSALVRELNQQKKELFREDLISDDRYRQDSEELLDEFDRFTASLFVPVFFKRQLIGFIVLGEKKSRLSYTSRDVNLLRILANQSAIAIENALAFKLVEDYAKKLERTNVELKDMQTQLVHAEKMSAIGQLAAGVAHEIRNPLNIIEGARYYLSTYMVNEENSETVGEYLDYIKQEIDRTNRLIDSLLKFSKAEPPYFEKVDVNAVLENVVILVRKQLSDNDVKLSTKLDPGIPLIMADPNQLWQVFINIILNAIQAMPKGGSLVVETSLGYSDSGPTPSRNVCISFEDTGVGIANEDILRIFDPFFTKKDMGTGLGLSIAYKIIEKHSGRIIVSSEKDKGTVFTIELPANNLNIKVGEANG from the coding sequence ATGCCGGCTACCGACAAGGACAGGCTGAAGAAATCGGCTTTCAGCGTTTTGGCCTTTCTTCTGCTGATATTCTGCATAGGAAATCTCGTACTGGGAATCACCTGGATAGGCAGGTCTTATCCCGGGTTTTTCTTTTACGGCAACATGGTCGTAACGGACATAACCCCCGGCGTCGAGAACGGCGAGCAGCTCATGAGGTTCAAGGACAGGGTTCTCGAGGCAAACGGCGTCCGCATAAACAGCCCGGACGAGCTGCTTGGCATTACCGACGCGCTCCCCGTAGGGACCGACGTCGAATACACGATAGAAAGAAACGGCTCGAGCTTTAGGGTCGGCATACCTGTTCAGACGTTCACCGCCCGCGACTTCATACAGATGTTCGGCGTTATATTCCTCATGGGAGCGGTGTTCTTCATAATAGGGGCCATCGTTCTCAGGACAAAGCCCAATGCCCGCGAGAGCAGGGCGTTCTTCCTCTTTTGCGCCGCCATATGCGTTTGGTTCACGGGCTCCTTCGACGCGCAGGCGTCTCACATCCTGGAGCAGCTTATCTTCTTTGCCTGGGTCTTCAGCCCCGTGGCGGGCATACACCTCATGTTCATATTCCCGTCGGATACCCGCATAAAGGCGTCGGCTCAGAATATCGTATCGCTGGTGTTCCTGTTCATCTCGGCGATGCTCTTCATACTGCAGTTCATATTCTTCCATTCATACGACGTCTGGAAATACATAAACACGGCGACGTGGATGTACGTCGTCCTGAGCACGTTCATATTCCCGGCCTCTTCGCTTATGACCTATCGCCACCCGGCCTCGGCCCTCGCGAAACAGAGGGCCCAGATAATCCTGCTCGGATGTATATTCGGCCTCCTCGTGCCCGCCGCGGCTGCGGCCGGCGTTACGGTCTTTAACGTAGACATGCCGTACAACCTTATGGCGCTTCCGGTCGTTATATTCCCGCTGTCGATAGCGTACGCCATAGTTAAGCACAAGCTCTTCGACATAGACGTCATACTGGAGAAGGCTCTCACGTACGGCCTCCTCACCGGGGCCGTCGTCGCGATGTCGGCCCTTACGATATTCGCGTTCAACGTCGTTTTCGCACGGTACGGCGGCTGGCGCAACCCCGCCTTCTTCGTCGTCCTGAGCGCCTTTCTGGTAATAGCGCTGAACCCGCTCAAGAACCGCATACAGGACTTCGTGGACCTCACGTTCTTCAGAAAGAAATACGACTACAAGCGCACCGTCGAAGAGGTCAGCTACGCGATGACCTCGCTCCTCAGCCTGGACAAGATCGTAGACAAGATAATCTCCATAATCGAGAGCACGATGTTCGCCTCGCCCGTCCTCGTCTACATATACAACCAGGACACCGGCGCATACGAAGCATACGTCAAGGACGGGAGCGACATCCCCGCCGGGGCGGCCGGGCCGATAGGAGAGGACAGCGCCCTCGTCCGCGAGCTCAACCAGCAGAAAAAGGAGCTTTTCAGGGAAGACCTCATCTCGGACGACAGGTACAGGCAGGATTCCGAGGAGCTCCTGGACGAGTTCGACAGGTTCACGGCGTCTCTCTTCGTGCCCGTTTTCTTCAAGAGGCAGCTCATAGGCTTTATAGTCCTCGGCGAAAAGAAATCGAGGCTCTCCTACACGTCCCGCGACGTGAACCTGCTCAGAATACTCGCGAACCAGAGCGCCATAGCCATAGAAAACGCGCTCGCGTTCAAGCTCGTCGAGGATTACGCCAAGAAGCTCGAAAGGACGAACGTCGAGCTCAAGGATATGCAGACCCAGCTCGTACACGCGGAGAAGATGTCCGCGATTGGCCAGCTCGCGGCCGGCGTGGCCCACGAAATAAGAAACCCGCTCAACATAATAGAGGGCGCGCGCTACTACCTTTCGACCTACATGGTCAACGAGGAAAACTCCGAGACGGTCGGGGAGTACCTCGACTACATCAAGCAGGAGATAGACAGGACGAACAGGCTCATCGACAGCCTTCTCAAGTTCTCGAAGGCGGAGCCGCCCTATTTCGAGAAAGTGGACGTAAACGCAGTTCTCGAAAACGTGGTCATCCTCGTAAGGAAGCAGCTCTCGGACAACGACGTAAAGCTCTCGACGAAGCTCGATCCGGGAATCCCGCTTATAATGGCGGACCCGAACCAGCTCTGGCAGGTTTTCATAAACATCATATTGAATGCGATACAGGCGATGCCGAAGGGCGGCAGTCTCGTAGTCGAGACGTCGCTCGGGTACTCGGATTCGGGCCCGACGCCGTCCCGGAACGTATGCATAAGCTTCGAGGACACCGGCGTCGGCATAGCCAATGAGGATATATTGCGCATTTTCGATCCATTTTTTACGAAAAAAGACATGGGAACCGGGCTCGGCCTTTCGATAGCGTACAAGATAATCGAGAAGCATTCCGGCCGGATTATAGTGAGCTCGGAGAAAGACAAGGGCACGGTATTCACGATTGAACTTCCCGCAAATAATCTTAATATTAAGGTAGGAGAGGCGAATGGCTGA